A window of Suncus etruscus isolate mSunEtr1 chromosome 4, mSunEtr1.pri.cur, whole genome shotgun sequence contains these coding sequences:
- the LOC126007095 gene encoding endogenous retrovirus group K member 19 Pro protein-like has protein sequence MLLATAPYGPVQILPGQRLAQALPLPLDTTLPALPETRGASTPGSSEVYWIKAISKVRPPLTITIEGRPFTGLLDSGADTTCISPQFWPSNWPALPTLDSVSGVAGTVKQVLLSSRPLNWVDDEGNKGTITPYIIPELPINLWGRDLMEQMGLYLIKCKDPHVLQQMLAQGYELHKGLGKNLQGMLNPIEATPKLDRHGLGYKTPQQPF, from the coding sequence ATGCTGCTAGCCACTGCCCCTTACGGGCCTGTGCAAATTTTACCAGGACAACGCCTAGCCCAAGCACTGCCCCTACCTTTAGATACAACCCTCCCGGCTCTCCCCGAGACACGTGGTGCTTCCACTCCTGGCTCCTCCGAGGTCTATTGGATTAAAGCTATCAGCAAAGTAAGACCACCTCTAACCATTACTATAGAAGGAAGACCCTTTACTGGGCTCCTAGATTCCGGGGCGGACACTACCTGTATTAGCCCCCAGTTCTGGCCTTCTAACTGGCCCGCCCTCCCCACCCTTGACAGTGTCTCCGGGGTTGCTGGTACTGTCAAGCAGGTTCTTTTAAGCTCTCGCCCCTTAAACTGGGTCGATGATGAGGGAAACAAGGGCACTATCACACCTTATATTATTCCTGAGCTCCCTATAAATTTGTGGGGGCGAGATCTCATGGAACAAATGGGTCTTTATCTGATTAAGTGCAAGGACCCCCATGTACTACAACAAATGCTAGCCCAAGGGTATGAGTTGCACAAAGGGCTTGGAAAGAATTTGCAAGGTATGCTTAATCCAATTGAGGCCACACCTAAGTTAGATCGGCATGGCCTAGGCTACAAAACTCCTCAGCAGCCTTTTTGA